TTAACAGGCTTGGCAACGTAGATTCTTGTTGCGTGCGTGGTACTGGTTTTTGCTGTCCAAAGCCATCAAATAATTCGTTAAGTTTGACACTGACACCCAAATATGCGCCACCTGCGGAACGTGTTCCTGAGAAATCCCGGTCATCAACTTTACCAAACACATATCCAGCAGAAACGCGCAGGTTAGGGGTGAGGTAATAGCCTGTTTCTAAGACAAAGCCTGTTTCGCTGTAACTAGACTGACTAATTACACGAGCTTCACCCACTAAATCCCAGCTATATCCCAAACGATAAGTAGCACGTAATTGGGCCAGATTTACTGTACTCGTACCAGCTAAATCACTGGCTATGTAAGAAGTGCTGTTACGTAAAGCATACTTACCATAGAACTCCCATTGCCAGTTAGGAGCGTAAATAGCCTCTAAAGCAAATGTATGGTCTTCGGAACCCGTGCCACTACCTAAGAGGATGGTGTCAGGGATAGTTGATGGATTTTTGCGATATTCATAACGCAATAAGGCATTAAATTTATCACTATTGGGGTTGCGGTAGGCTAGTCCCAACTTTAAGGTAGTTGTATCCCCCAATCCTGAAAGCTTTTGATTGGAAGAACCAGCTTGTTGATAACGGACTAAGGCTGTCAGAGCCGGAGAAATTTTACCCGCAGCACCTGCGGTAATTACTGTATTACTACCACCAGAAGAAGAACGATGTTCGTAACGGGCACTGGCTTGAAACTGTGGATTATCAGAGTATTCTAGCCCCACACTATAGCTATCACCACCATCAAATCCGATCGCAGATGCTGATTGACCAACAGCGAAGGGTTGGGCATATTGTTGTCCTGCTCCAGTCCGTCCGAAGAAGTTGCCAAATACATGTTCATAAGCAACATTTAGTCGCAATCCAGAAGCAATAGTCCAACGATTATTTAGACCAATCGCCCCTTGGGTAGTCATTTCGTTAGCACCACCCAAGATTGAGTAACGACCGGTCAAGGTAGTATCTGAACCAAGTTTGTGTTCACCATTGACACTCAAGCTGGTGATGGAATTACCCGAATATTGACCACTAGTGTAAAACTGCTGGGCCAGACTGATATTGACACCAGGAATTGCTGCCCAATTTAGCCCTAAAATAGTCCGGTCTGGGTAAACACTATCTTTTTGGGAAGATAAACTTAGTTCATTTTGAGCTTGGAAAGTCAGATTTTTAGCAATGGGAACGGAAAAACGCGATCGCAATTGATCGGAGTTACTACTCAAAGCACTGTCAGGGATGCGGTCTTCCCGATGACGATGAATCCAATCTACATCAACAATGGCGCTACCTAGACGTTGTTGAATACCGGCGGAAATGGTCGTTAGAGAATTATTAACTGCACTCCCAGGTATGGCCTGAGAACCAGGTGAAAACAGTTCTTCAAAGGTATCTAGAGGTTGGGGAGCAATGCCAAAATTGTCTTCGTGGTCGTACTGCGCCCTGACATTAGTGGTTGAAGAGAGTTTAGCTGTAACCTGCGCTCCATAACGGGTTTGTCCTGGGACAAAGCTGATAGTGGCATTATTGGCAAAGCCTGTATCGGCAAAGCGATAGTAGGCACGACCTTGAATCCCGTTAGTAATTTGTCCTTCAGCTTCCAATCGGTATGCTTCACCGCTAACCTTTCCTACAACATCAGAATCATTAGTGGAATGAGCATATTCTGCAATTAACTTACCTTGATTGCCCAAAGAAATCAGTGCATCTGCACCATAGAGTTGAAAGTCACGCACTCCCTGATTTTCGTGGACATAAGTTGCTCCTATCCAACTTTCTTGGTTAAGTTTGCGGGAAAGATTATATTGCAAACGACCAGCATAGATATTGCTATCAGAGTTTCCACTGTCATATTGATAGCTAACAACAATCCGACGCACCAAGACTTGTCCGGTTTGATCGACATCGGTGCGAAGTATGGGTTCGCGGAATAATAAGGTACCGCGATCGTAGTCGATTTCGTAGTCTTGGCCGAGGTTAAGCTGTTTCCGTTCTAATACAGTCCCAGGACGATTGAGTTCTTCTAACTCAATAAAGACATTTTCACTACCTGGTTGTAGTAGTCTGCGGGAGAGGAAGTAATAACCACTAGTACCATCGGGAGCAATGGTATCTCGTTGGAATGCTTCTAAGTGGTTGCCATACAAACCTGTAATTTGTAAGTTTCCGAAGTTGTAATTAGCTTTAAAACCGTGGAGTTGACGGGTGATAGAAGTAAATTGCTGCGATCGCCGCGCAAATTCTTCGGTATTGTAGTCACCCCACATGGCATAATCAGGATCGGCACCGGGGATACCAGTTGAACGCTCAATACGCAGATATACACTGTCAATGGAAGGAGCGACGACATCAACTTTCGAGCTATCGCCGTAGACAGGATAATTTTGCTCGCTAGATTGGTAAGTTCTAAACAGGCGATTATCACAATTGCAATCTTCATTGAGATTACGAGAACTGTTATATGCACCTGTAAACAACCATTCTCCGATCGCACCAGTGGCAAATATGGCTGAATGGAAATCTAATTGCGTTCTGTTATTTTTGTCAGGCGGGAGAAAATCGCGGAAACTACCGTAATAATCTGTACCTTTAGCACCCAAACGTAAATCTATTATGCCTGTCACCAAACTCGGACGCAGTGCAGTTTCAAATTGTAGTTGGGTAAAGGCCTCTAAATTATTAGTTATAGCGCGAATTGTGACAGTTTCTGCTTTTAGCTGCGATCGTAAAATTGCTGTAAATTGCCCCCCTTTCGCCTCCACTTGAAAACCGGGTTCATCAGGTTTGAAGTCTTTCCCAACAAACTCCCCAGCAGTGGGTATCAAAGTGATAACAGCATCACGATTAGAGCGATTACCACTTGCATCGAGCAGTTGACCCTTGATTGTCGCTGTAGAACGTCCATCTGCCGGGATACGTGACTCAACAGTTTCTAAGGTTAGTTTCTGTGGCGCTCCCCGGACTGCGACTTGCACCGTTATAGGAGGTTCTGTCCCTCCTACTACTTGTGCAGAGATGGTGTTATTACCTTCTTTTAACGAGACACCATACCATGTCTGCGTTACTAAGTTAGTACTGGCATCGCTTTCTGTTCGTCCAATTGAGGAAGGGTTTACCAATACACCATTTGCCCGCAATTCTACTTTACTTCCAACAGGAAATTGCACAATCACCGTGGTAGCTGGAACATCCACAATGGTGTTTGGTGTTGGCATCAGGAATTTTATTCCTGTGGAGACGGGGGAAGTGGGGGGAATTTTCTGATTTTCCTTGGTTACTTCAGCTATTTTGCGTAACCCTCTAGGTAATTGAGCAGAAAAAGCTGGTATTTCCGTTGGAGAAGCTTGAAGTTGTGTCTTTGTGTCCTTGATTCCTGCTATTTTGCGTAAGCCTCTGGGCAAATCCACAGAATTTGCTGGTTGAAATGGTTGTATTTCCCTTTCATTTAGCTGTACATCTGCAATTGAACTATCAGTATTTGGTACTAGAGAAGTTGAAGGAAGTTCAAGAGTTAGAAATTGCTTATCAGAACTTCCCAAAACATGAGGAGAACTTGAATCTATAATTTTTTCAGCAACTTTATTCCGAGCCGCTTCATCCTGCCTTTTCACGTCACTTCTAGACTGATTTTTTTGTAGTGAAGGAGGAGAATTAAAAACCTCTCCTTTCTTAGGAGATAAGTTTTCCAGAACTTCAGCATCTTCAGCACCCTTGTCTGCTTGCAAAGGCGAATCGGGTAAAAAAAGATTTTCATTTGTAGATTCTGCCTTAACTATGGCAGGATACAAAACAAGACTGAGAGCTATCGGCATCACCCCCATCATCTTCAGGTTGAAAATAGTTGCATGGTGCAGTCTGGGTTTCATTTTTTGACTGGCTCCTGGAAGGCGGGGGTAACAGCGAAATTCATCCGGGCCAAGCCACCGGGTTCTAAACGCACTAGGCGAGATTGGCTATTTCGTTCGCGGAATTTTTTGTTGGGAGCTAGGGTGTAACCGGGTACACTGCTGAGGTCTAGTACACCCGTATGGCTTCCGGGTAAGACATTAGCTAAGGAGAACAAACCGTTAGGATCTGTGGTGATGCGGTTTCCGTCTTCCAGAAAAATTACTGCATTGGGGATTCCAGGTTCACCAGGTTGTTGTTCACCGTCAAAGTTTTTATCAATAAACACGCGACCGATAATAGTGCCACAATCAGAAAGGATTCCGGGACGAATTTTTAACTGGTGTGTTGCAGGGCCATCTTTGGTACTAAAACGGTTATCAGCTCTTTGACCATTAACGATCGCACTATTAAGACCATTACCACGCACAGCATCGGCTGTTAGTTGAGCTGCATAAGCAATATTTAGGGTTTTTTCTGTAGGAATTGTTACGTCTGTGCGGAATGTCACCGTGTTTGCATTGCGTTCTGAGGTGATAGCAACTGATTTGCCATCCAACTCTCCGCGCACAGATTTAGGTAAAAATTGGAATCCTAAAGGTAAGTTATCGGTAACAAATATATTATTTAAACCAGCATCAGCAAGATTTTTGACCGAGATCCGGTAGATTACTGTATCTCCAGGTTCAGCAGTAGCGCGATCGCCTGTTTTGACAATCTGCAACTGATTTGCTTGACACAAATTTGTGGTGAATTCAAAGGCTAATAAATCCAGTCCTACTACTTCTGCATTGGGAACTAAGACAACTGTTTGCTCTACCCTAGTCTCGCCAGTGAGACTGATTGGTTGACCATCTAAAGAACTCGCAACATATCGCACGATATTATTACCTTGTGTGCCAGTGCTTCCAAGGATTTCAATCTTGATCCGCCGTTGTTTGTAGATAGAATTTGGCGGTGGATTAACTACAAAAATATAAGTTCTACCTGGATCAGTTTGACCCTTATTCGGATCGAGTAGAAAATTGTAGACACCCGCAGGGTTATTCGTAACGAAGTAGGGGTTACTATTCTCGGTATTTGGCGATTTACCGCCAGGAACATTGTTATTAGGAATATCGGGTAACTCGGTTCGAGTCAAAGAAACCAAGCGGCCTAATTCTGTTCCCGTTGGGTCGCTAGGGTTAGGTTCATATACGCCAACAGAAAAACCTGTATAGTCAGGTAAAATAGTACCAGCGCAACCTAAGATCCGCCCTAATGGATCGACTAATGGGTTAGGACTAACATTCAGTTGGCTAGAAGTTCCGTCATATTTTTGATTAGTAGCAGAATCTGTATAAGTATAAGTAGCTTGATTTATTAATGCTGAAGATGCACCTAGATTGTTAGTCGATTGTGCGATCGCTGGTATAGGTATAGTAGTTTGCAAAAAACTTCCCAGAAGAACAGTAGCTGTTAACTTTTGATACCAGCTACTGCTAGAAGTAGTTTGTTTTTGCTTTTGAGGACGGCTCACTGAACACATCTCCTCTGGAATGCCACTTTTTCTGTTAATAAAAGCACTTGTTTATCTATCGAAGATCCCTCCGACTCTCCTTATAAAGCACGGCTGTTTTCTTCCCTTTAGCCCCTTTTTAAGGAGGCGAGGGGATCTTATCCGTATAGGCATAGCAAATCAGCGCACTTGGATTTGATAAATCGCCTTAACCGTTTTCTTTGCCGCAACTGATGGCACTTGCAAACGGATGTGGGTGTAAACATTTGCTGGTGCTGGTTTTGTTTCCACTTTCCCGTCAGGAAGAGTAACTTTAACAGTGGGATTTTCAACAAAACTGCGTCCACCATCAATGCTGTAAGTCACCTTAGTATCATTAGTGGCAACTGTAGATTTCAGCACGTATACCATTCCTTTGGGAATAGCTTGATTAAGAGTTAGATTTTTAACTAGGCGATCGCTCTTATTTTCGCCACTTAATGTATATCGCAACACATCACCAGGTTGCACCACAGCTTGACCTTTTAAAGGTTGCCATGTCTTGCTTTGCTTGCCGTTCTGATCCTGTGCTACCACTTGTTTCTCAGCCTCTAAGCGCAATTGTATTTGCCCTTGAGTTTTGACATTTTGAGCGATCGCACTTGTAGAATGCCATAATAAACCACCAACTCCCGGCATTTGATCAACAAATGATAATGTCGCAATTAATGCCAATGCACCCATACCCGCAACAGAAACACGCTTCATATCAATAACCTCAAAAAACTTCCAGAATTGTTGATTGTTGACTTATCTTTCCCTGCTTTTGCGAAGAAAGAGTCACTCCCCTCTTTGCTTCCTGTTTAGCAAAGTAGTTTCATACAAGTAGAGAAAAACTCAAACTGGGTTTCCAAACTTCTCCCAAGTGGGGGCTATGGTGTATAAACATCTTGCTAATCAAGCACAAATCCTGGATTTACCCCCCTTAATCCCCCCTTGCAAAGGGTGGAAATATCCGGTTCTCCCCCTTTATAAGGGGGAGTTAGAGGGGGTGAGAAGAACTTGTATACACACCCTAGCCTCGTGGAGGAGAGGGGTAAAAAGCCTGTGCAGAAAACGAGAAATCAAGACTTATGTACTTTTCTTTCTAGTTCACCTTGCGCTGGAAAGTAAATGTTCTTTGTACACTCGGGCCAATCTGTCCAGTTACAGTATCCACATACTTACTTACATCCGTATTTACCGTAGTTCCAGTTTGGTCATTACCAGAATTAGTAGCTGGATTACCACTGAAGAATTGAATAGTCGATGTCCCAGAATCCTTAGCTGAACTAACAATGTTGCTAGTATCAATTTGACCGTTGTTATCGTTGTCTTTCGCCCAGTTGTTCTTACCATCATTCAAGGCTGTACTGAGAGTCCCATCTTCAGTAATCACAATCTTGTCAGCATTCAGAATTACATTCCCAGTTCCCACTTGAGGAGTAGAAATATTCTTGTAAGTAATCCGATACTCAATAATGTTTCCTGGGGCAGGTTTTTTGGGTGTAACACTAAATGTGCCATCAGCACTATTTGCTAGTGCTGGCCCAGTTCCTTGTAAAACTCGTGACTCTTTCAGCAATTGCAAGAAGCCAGTGTATACACGGTCAATGCTGATGTTTTGGGGTTTTCCAGTCGGATCGCCAGGATTAGTAGTTGAGTCAATGAAAGCCGTAATCGGTGTAGGGAAGCCGCGTTCGAGGGTTGTTGTGACAGATGCACCTTGAGCAGTAGTATCAGTTGAGAGCGGTGTATTAGCAGGTAGATCAACGCTTACACCATAGTTAGCTTTACCACCATTGGCTGCAACTGCATCAATTCGCACTGGATTAGTGGCACTAACTGGGTTGCCTCCGACAGTACCCGTACCACTCGTGAATCCAAAGCTTGTGCCATTGTATGTGTAAGCAGCTGATAAACCTTGATAGGATACCGTCACCACTGTACCTGTAGGCAAATCACCTGGTATTTTTGGTGGTGTAGGTACGAGAGAAATATTGGCAGGAGATGTACCAGTATTCTGAACTGTGTTAGTAAAGGATACCGCAGATGGATCGACCTTTGATCCAGGAGTAATATTAGGTGGAATTAGTGCTGATCTATTGGTGAAGTCATCATTGTTGTCGGTGGGGCCAACTGCATCAGGTACTCCATTTGGCCCATTCAACAGAGAGGTGGCATTGGGTACTGAGAGGGTAGCTAGGTTGTAATCCCCAGCAGTAGTTTTAGTACCAGTGTTATTATTCTGTGCGTCTATAAAAGGAGGTGTCGAGCCATTAGGAGCAAAACCTGTGTCTCCTACTTGTGTAGTGGGAAAGGTGTTATTATTGGAGTCAAAGTTACCTGGGTTTTGGTCTCCTGAATCGTCATAGACTTTGGTGTTTGGATCTCCAGCCGTTGCACCAGTCACCTGAGCGATGTTGTAAATGTTTACTGGGCCATTTCCACTTGCACCAGTGGCCTTAACTTGGATGCTAAAACCACTAACTGTTGTCCCAGTTGCAACTGAAGTGACAACGCTAGGATCGTTAACGAAACCGATACGTGTAACTGAACTCAAGGATGCTGGGGCGACAGTTGTCCACGAAGCTGCTTCAGCAGTTGTAGTGCTAGAAGTAATAGGGGTAATGCTGTAAACTACTTTCCACCCAGAGGGAGCAGTTGGAGTGCTATTAAGCACTGTATTTGCTGGAATAGCATCAGAAACTAAGATGCGGCTGACTGTTGCACTATCAATACTGATATTTGTGCCAGCCAAAGCTGCGGGGGTAACACCACTAGCAGTTACATCGTTAGCTTCAACCCGTAAGCTCAAACCATAAGTTAGCAGGTCATCACTCAGGGAACTAGAAGTGCCAGCATTATCATAGGCTGTCTTAGTTTTGAGGATAGTTGGTAACGCCCTTGTATTAGCAGTACTTCCTACTTTAATCTGCTGGGTAGCACTGGCTTCTCTCACACCATTGACTGGCGCTCCGGCTGCGTTGCCATTATCAACAGTGTAAACGTCACCACCATCAGCAATTCGGGATTGGTTTTGAGCGTCACCAGGAGTTTGTCCTAATTGGACAGTAATAGTATCCCCATTTTGAGCGCCAGCTTGGACGGTAACTGGTACACGCACTAACACAGTACCATTAACTGCCACGGGAGTTGGTGTAGTTAGTCCACCAGCAGGGATATTTGTCCAGGTTGTACCGCCATCAGTACTATATTGCAAGTTACCAGGTGTGCCACCAGGTAGTGTCCCCGAAACTGTGGCTGGCCCTGTTGTTGTCGCTAAGTTAGGAATCTGGAATTTGGTGGAGTCGTTACCGACGTTGGTTACGGTGTAAGTGTAAATTAGTGTATTACCAGGGTTAGCAGTACCTGTAATCCCAGAACCTGTAACAGTAATACCAGCCACCTCTGCTATAGTTACAGTGACAGTGTTAGATGTAGAATTGATGGGACTCCCTGGCGCGTTGGGATCTTCGTAGGTTGCTGTGGCTGTGTTGCTTATAGATGTACCCGCAGTAGTTCCGTCAGCTAATACAGGTGCAATAAATTGGAAAAAGCTACCAGTTAATAATGCTGTTGCTACTAGAGATTGGTAAGGCTGGATCTGCTTGTTGATAGATTTGTTTCGGTTTACCATAAAAGTAGTTTGTTTTTTTGCTGAACTTGGATCTTGGTTTTTGAGACAGGATTAAGTTCGGCAATTCCTTAAAGAATTACCGACTAGATTTGCCCAAAACCTTAAGTTTTTGGGCATTATATTTTTTAAGAAGCTATTAGCTACTCCTGAAAAACTAGATTGAGGCAATAGGCAAAAAAGTTATTGCCTACTAGCTTTACGCTTACTCTTGAGACTCAAGGGTGACAATCGCAAATATGGGTAATTTAATAGTGTGTCTTGCTGGGTTTTCTATGTAAATAGAAATGTAGCTTTTATAGCCAAAAAAAACTTCAGTATAAATAAGTAACTTCTCTAGCGATGAATAAATGTATCAAAGCTAAAAAATTAACTTTATTTTGCCGACATAGATAGGAATTTTAGTGTTTAAAACCAAAGAAAAACACGCTACGACCTATATACCAAAGCACTTTTTAATAGCTGCTCATATCTATGCATAGTACTATGGGGAGTCATTGGTATAAATAAATAGAAAATTACCTCGGTGATTTGGATCACCAAGTAAAGTGATACTAATTCAATTAAATGTAAATTCAGCATGGAAATAATGCAATTTAATCATATATATGATCGGTGTTTAGACTGAGTAACTGAAACTATTAGCTGATTTAAGAATAAGTAAATGCAAGTGTAAATACTAGATATGACAATTACGTATATAAAAATTTTACAATAACCATTTTTCCCAACACCAGGAATACCCGACATTTTTAGTCGGGTATGTTTGACTGGTATTTTTGCTCGTGTTACCATCAGGCGACAGCCGACAGACAAACGACAGACAAACAGGGAAAGCTAGTTTATGACTCAGGCCATCAAAACCCAAACTCCAACCCAAACCAGCACTGCCTACTTTCAAGCTTTAAAGTGTAAAGAATGTGGTGCGGAATATGAACTCAAAGCCACTAATGTTTGTGAGTCATGTTTTGGCCCGTTAGAAGTCAAATATGACTACAGCGCCCTCCGTCTAACTGTCACTCGTGAAACAATTCAAGCTGGGCCCAATTCAATTTGGCGCTACCGTCCCTTTTTGCCTGTCGCAACTGACAATGTTATAGATGTGGGAACGGGTATGACTCCCTTGGTTCGTTCTCACCGTCTTGCCCGCCGCCTGGGTCTAAATAAGCTTTATATAAAAAATGATGCCGTTAATATGCCCACCCTGAGCTTTAAGGATCGGGTAGTTTCAGTTGCTCTATCAAGGGCGCGAGAGTTGGGTTTCACTACCGTGTCTTGCGCTAGTACGGGTAACTTAGCAAATTCTACAGCTGCGATCGCAGCCCACGCCGGTTTAGACTGCTGTGTGTTCATCCCCGCAGATTTAGAAGCCGGTAAAATTATTGGTAGTTTGATATATAGTCCTACCTTAATGGCCGTCAAGGGTAACTACGATCAAGTAAACCGTCTCTGCTCGGAAGTTGCTAACACACACGGTTGGGGTTTTGTCAATATTAATCTGCGTCCTTATTATTCTGAAGGTTCCAAGACGCTAGGTTTTGAAGTGGCGGAACAACTAGGCTGGGAACTCCCCGATCATGTGGTTGCTCCCTTGGCATCTGGTTCGCTATTTACAAAAATTTATAAGGGTTTCCAAGAATTTATCGAAGTTGGTTTAGTAGAAAACAAAAAAGTCCGTTTCAGTGGCGCTCAAGCTGAAGGTTGTTCGCCCATCGCCCAAGCCTTCAAAGAAGGACGCGACTTTATTAAACCAGTTAAACCGAATACAATTGCGAAATCACTAGCGATCGGCAACCCAGCAGACGGCATTTATGCTGTAGAGTTAGCTCAGAAAACTGGTGGTAACATTGAATCAGTCAATGATGCAGAAATTATTGATGGCATCAAGCTGCTGGCAGAAACCGAAGGCATCTTCACAGAAACGGCTGGTGGTACAACCGTGGCCGTGCTGAAAAAACTGGTAGAAGCTGGCAAAATTGATCCAGATGAAACTACTGTGATTTACATCACCGGTAATGGTTTGAAAACCCAAGAAGCAATTCAAGGCTACGTTGGTGAACCCTTGACTATTGATGCTAAACTAGATAGTTTTGAACGGGCTTTAGAGCGATCGCGGACTCTCGATCGCTTGGAATGGCAACAAGTCCTCGTTTAGTTAGAAATTAGGAATTATGAGTTTTTTATTCATTACTCTTAACTCCTAACTCTTAACTGTATTCCTAACTCTTCACTTTGTAATTCTATGGCTGTAACAGTTTTAGTTCCTACGACTCTTCAGAATTTGACTAATAACCAAGCTAGTCTAGAATCTAACGGTAGCACCATTGCTGAACTGTTAGACTCCTTAGAACAAAGCTTTCCTGGTATAAAATCCCGGTTGTGCGATGAAGAAGGCAAACTACGGCGTTTTGTAAATTTTTACGTCGACAGTGAAGATATTCGCTACTTGGATGGTATGAACACAGTCCTGAAAGATGGCGATGAAGTAAGTATTGTCCCCGCAGTCGCTGGTGGTTAATAGACTAGAAACTTAACTAGACAAACCTTTGAGAGATCACTTTGTTCCCAGTCTGAAGACTGGGAATATCCATTAAGAGGGTTGTCGCCTCTGGTACTTGCGGCAGAGCGCATGAGACGAAAAGTCTATAAATGTTTGCTGTAGTGATCGATCGGTAGGAAAACTCAGTGTCAGCACTTCAATAGGCTAACTATGCAGCAGTTATCTGAGAAAGTCTTTGTTGCCAAGACTCATTGTCATCGATAGTTAAGATAATCCGTTTGTAGGATTCATCTCGCAATTGAATCGTTAAATAATTTGTCTCTCGATTCACATACCAAAACTCCTTACCACGGTTAGTGTAATAAGTTCCAGCCTTAATTACTCCAGGAATAAAGCTACCAGGGGCACGCAATTCTCGCCAATTACTTTGGGGTTCGGCTATCGTAACTTGCTCAATATGAGCTAGCGATATTTGCCAAAGTTTGTTACAGCGAACAGCTAGCAGTTGCTCTTTAAAGGTAAATTCTATCTGCAATTTATCATCAACAATACTTAGGTTCATGATGAACTTAGTTGGCAGTAATTTTTCTGTATAGATAGATTATAAGTTAACTTATCTACACCGTACCCAGCCTTCCGCCCCTGCGATCGAGATTCTTAATCCCCTTGAGCTTCGGATTTTAAAAGCTAAATCTCCCAAACTACCCAAGCTACTAACAGTTAGTTGGGCTGTAGAAGCGTTGGCGAAGCCCGCCGTAGGCATCGCTCGTCTTGGAGGTTATCTTGAACATCGAAGCAAAACACCAATTGGTATCCAAGTACTGTGGCGAGGTTGGTTAAAATTGCACGACCTCTGTGAAGGTTGCCAGCTTGCAAAAAAGACTTAACAGGAAAAGTCAGCTTTATTCATACATCAAACATCATAAAAAGTAAAAGTAAAAAGTATTTTTTACTTTTTACTTTTGCTTTATATTGTGTGAAGAATTATTGATTGAACCCAGACATTTTTGGTCTTACAAAGTTAGTTGACGAATTACTGCTTCGGGCATTAGTGTTTGAGGAATTAGTAGTTGAAGAATCAACCGTTGGGGAACTAAGATTTAAGAAATCGATGAGTTTGAGAGTACGTTTACTAATTTTCCAGCGCCCAGATTCCTTTACAACTTCATCCTCATAAGTACCATTAGCAACATCAATGCTAGTTTCTGAACGTTTATGAGTCGCATGAAGATAAGAAGACATCGTTACTTTGCCATTTTTAAATAAAATGTTTATAGTACCCATCAAATGTTGGGTAGCTGTATAACCATTTCCTCGGAATACTGAATTGACAAAATCTGCCCAAGCATCTGTCCCATAACTTGTTTGAGTTGTCCCATCAGGAAAAATAGCAGTTAAGATTGCATTCTGAGTAAAACAATCTCGATAAATATTCTTTCCCTCTGGGAGATTTCCTCTACCAATAGCATCAGTTCCCAATGAGTAACAGGATGTTAATTGTTGAATCTCAAGTTTTGCTTCTGCGTTGGGTTCACTTGCACTTGCTAGTTCAAACCTACCTCCAACAAACAGCACAAGACTGACTGCAAGCACAATTAATGTAATCTTATTTAACAAAAACGAGATTGCCTTCGGAACTATTCGCCCAACTTCTCTTCTTTTTTCCACGGAATAACACCTTAATTTTTACTATTTTCACATCTTGCAACTTGCCAATAACTCACTTTATGGCTGATATATTAGCTAGTAAAATATAACTAAATTTCTTGAATATCTAGTTAGATACTACTTTTATATCAGCTCGTAAATTAGAAATAACAAGATTGGATGCATATAATTCAGTTATTATAATAACAGTCAATACATAAAGTTTCAAGTATAAATTATGGCTAGTTTTGTATTGATTCGATTAAGTAATTAAGTTACTACTTACATAGTTTTGTTAACAGAAAAATAACCTTGATTTTAGCGACTTTTAAAAACAAAGTACAATTACTATTATCATCATAAATCATTAGTGATAAACAAAATACCCGAATTATTTGATAATTCGGGTGTCTGCGGCTATGGCTTTGCTATTAGAGGATGTTTGAAAAGTCCTTTTCTTAGTAGCAAAACATTTTAG
This Nostoc sp. KVJ3 DNA region includes the following protein-coding sequences:
- a CDS encoding beta strand repeat-containing protein, whose protein sequence is MVNRNKSINKQIQPYQSLVATALLTGSFFQFIAPVLADGTTAGTSISNTATATYEDPNAPGSPINSTSNTVTVTIAEVAGITVTGSGITGTANPGNTLIYTYTVTNVGNDSTKFQIPNLATTTGPATVSGTLPGGTPGNLQYSTDGGTTWTNIPAGGLTTPTPVAVNGTVLVRVPVTVQAGAQNGDTITVQLGQTPGDAQNQSRIADGGDVYTVDNGNAAGAPVNGVREASATQQIKVGSTANTRALPTILKTKTAYDNAGTSSSLSDDLLTYGLSLRVEANDVTASGVTPAALAGTNISIDSATVSRILVSDAIPANTVLNSTPTAPSGWKVVYSITPITSSTTTAEAASWTTVAPASLSSVTRIGFVNDPSVVTSVATGTTVSGFSIQVKATGASGNGPVNIYNIAQVTGATAGDPNTKVYDDSGDQNPGNFDSNNNTFPTTQVGDTGFAPNGSTPPFIDAQNNNTGTKTTAGDYNLATLSVPNATSLLNGPNGVPDAVGPTDNNDDFTNRSALIPPNITPGSKVDPSAVSFTNTVQNTGTSPANISLVPTPPKIPGDLPTGTVVTVSYQGLSAAYTYNGTSFGFTSGTGTVGGNPVSATNPVRIDAVAANGGKANYGVSVDLPANTPLSTDTTAQGASVTTTLERGFPTPITAFIDSTTNPGDPTGKPQNISIDRVYTGFLQLLKESRVLQGTGPALANSADGTFSVTPKKPAPGNIIEYRITYKNISTPQVGTGNVILNADKIVITEDGTLSTALNDGKNNWAKDNDNNGQIDTSNIVSSAKDSGTSTIQFFSGNPATNSGNDQTGTTVNTDVSKYVDTVTGQIGPSVQRTFTFQRKVN
- a CDS encoding TonB-dependent receptor; this encodes MKPRLHHATIFNLKMMGVMPIALSLVLYPAIVKAESTNENLFLPDSPLQADKGAEDAEVLENLSPKKGEVFNSPPSLQKNQSRSDVKRQDEAARNKVAEKIIDSSSPHVLGSSDKQFLTLELPSTSLVPNTDSSIADVQLNEREIQPFQPANSVDLPRGLRKIAGIKDTKTQLQASPTEIPAFSAQLPRGLRKIAEVTKENQKIPPTSPVSTGIKFLMPTPNTIVDVPATTVIVQFPVGSKVELRANGVLVNPSSIGRTESDASTNLVTQTWYGVSLKEGNNTISAQVVGGTEPPITVQVAVRGAPQKLTLETVESRIPADGRSTATIKGQLLDASGNRSNRDAVITLIPTAGEFVGKDFKPDEPGFQVEAKGGQFTAILRSQLKAETVTIRAITNNLEAFTQLQFETALRPSLVTGIIDLRLGAKGTDYYGSFRDFLPPDKNNRTQLDFHSAIFATGAIGEWLFTGAYNSSRNLNEDCNCDNRLFRTYQSSEQNYPVYGDSSKVDVVAPSIDSVYLRIERSTGIPGADPDYAMWGDYNTEEFARRSQQFTSITRQLHGFKANYNFGNLQITGLYGNHLEAFQRDTIAPDGTSGYYFLSRRLLQPGSENVFIELEELNRPGTVLERKQLNLGQDYEIDYDRGTLLFREPILRTDVDQTGQVLVRRIVVSYQYDSGNSDSNIYAGRLQYNLSRKLNQESWIGATYVHENQGVRDFQLYGADALISLGNQGKLIAEYAHSTNDSDVVGKVSGEAYRLEAEGQITNGIQGRAYYRFADTGFANNATISFVPGQTRYGAQVTAKLSSTTNVRAQYDHEDNFGIAPQPLDTFEELFSPGSQAIPGSAVNNSLTTISAGIQQRLGSAIVDVDWIHRHREDRIPDSALSSNSDQLRSRFSVPIAKNLTFQAQNELSLSSQKDSVYPDRTILGLNWAAIPGVNISLAQQFYTSGQYSGNSITSLSVNGEHKLGSDTTLTGRYSILGGANEMTTQGAIGLNNRWTIASGLRLNVAYEHVFGNFFGRTGAGQQYAQPFAVGQSASAIGFDGGDSYSVGLEYSDNPQFQASARYEHRSSSGGSNTVITAGAAGKISPALTALVRYQQAGSSNQKLSGLGDTTTLKLGLAYRNPNSDKFNALLRYEYRKNPSTIPDTILLGSGTGSEDHTFALEAIYAPNWQWEFYGKYALRNSTSYIASDLAGTSTVNLAQLRATYRLGYSWDLVGEARVISQSSYSETGFVLETGYYLTPNLRVSAGYVFGKVDDRDFSGTRSAGGAYLGVSVKLNELFDGFGQQKPVPRTQQESTLPSLLKKAREGNFTSNYSGMKL